The following are encoded together in the Brassica napus cultivar Da-Ae chromosome A9, Da-Ae, whole genome shotgun sequence genome:
- the LOC106451230 gene encoding membrane-anchored ubiquitin-fold protein 6 — protein MAGEDWIELKFRLADGTDIGPSKYNQSMTVSSLKEKIISQWPKDSENIPKTVNDVKLINAGKILDNNRTLAESRLPVGELPGMVITMHVVLRPPTLDKKSEKLQNDPPMKNRCACTIL, from the exons ATGGCAGGTGAAGATTGGATAGAACTCAAGTTTAGACTCGCTGATGGCACTGACATAGGTCCCAGCAAGTACAATCAATCTATGACTGTTTCTTCCCTCAAAGAGAAGATCATCTCTCAATGGCCTAAAG ACTCAGAAAACATTCCAAAGACTGTAAATGATGTGAAGCTCATCAACGCCGGGAAGATACTGGACAACAACAGGACACTTGCTGAATCAAGGCTTCCCGTTGGTGAACTTCCAGGAATGGTCATCACTATGCATGTTGTTCTTCGCCCTCCTACTTTAGACAAAAAGAGCG AAAAACTGCAGAATGATCCTCCCATGAAGAATCGTTGCGCATGCACCATTTTGTAG
- the LOC106451227 gene encoding F-box/kelch-repeat protein At1g22040, with the protein MGSVMSLSCSKRKATSQDEEPSNSSRKRRKLSSSNDEEDYNCRLIPNLPDELSIQILARLPRISYSSVRLVSRRWRSAVSTSEVYALRKELGITEEWLYVLTKGQDDKLLWYSLDPVSTRWQRLPPMPVIVYEEESRRSSWNLKVGEIVRSLLGRRDASEQMPFCGCAIGSVDGCLYVLGGLSKSKTVSCVWRFDPIINSWSEVSSMLANRAYSKTGVLDEKLYVVGGVDRGRGGLSPLQTAEVYDPTTDVWSEVPSMPFTKAQVLPNAFLADLLKPIATGMTCYNGRLCVPQSLYSWPFFVDVGGEVYDPETELWGEMPSGMGEGWPARQAGTKLSVVVDGELYAFDPSSSMENGKIKVYDQKEDAWKVVIGEVPVYDMTDSESPYLLAGFHGKLHFITRDHNRNVTVLRADVPDVSGSSSSSSSSSKCVLGSGSLKEKGDAVNKSDTVIWKVIASKDLGAAELVSCQVIDI; encoded by the coding sequence ATGGGTTCTGTAATGAGCTTAAGCTGTTCCAAGAGGAAAGCAACGAGCCAAGACGAGGAACCCTCAAACTCATCTCGCAAAAGACGAAAGTTATCCTCTTCAAACGATGAAGAAGACTACAACTGCAGATTGATTCCTAACCTCCCTGATGAGTTATCTATACAGATTCTCGCTAGGCTCCCAAGAATCTCCTACTCGAGCGTTCGGCTAGTCTCACGGAGGTGGAGATCAGCTGTATCCACCTCCGAGGTCTATGCTCTAAGGAAAGAGCTTGGTATAACCGAGGAGTGGCTCTACGTGCTTACCAAAGGCCAAGATGATAAGCTTCTATGGTACTCTTTGGATCCTGTCTCCACTAGATGGCAGAGACTGCCTCCAATGCCTGTTATCGTCTACGAAGAGGAGTCTAGAAGAAGCTCATGGAACCTCAAAGTCGGTGAGATTGTGAGGAGCCTGCTCGGTAGAAGAGACGCTTCTGAGCAGATGCCCTTCTGCGGATGTGCTATTGGTTCTGTCGACGGGTGTCTCTACGTTCTAGGAGGTCTCTCCAAGTCTAAAACCGTGAGCTGTGTGTGGAGATTCGATCCTATTATCAACTCGTGGAGCGAAGTGAGCTCTATGCTGGCCAACCGTGCTTACTCCAAAACAGGAGTGTTGGACGAGAAGCTCTACGTTGTTGGAGGCGTTGACCGTGGACGTGGAGGCTTATCTCCTCTTCAGACAGCTGAGGTTTACGACCCAACCACCGACGTTTGGTCTGAAGTCCCCAGCATGCCTTTCACTAAGGCCCAAGTGCTGCCCAACGCGTTCTTGGCTGACTTGCTGAAGCCCATCGCCACGGGGATGACTTGCTACAACGGTAGGTTATGCGTGCCTCAGAGTCTTTACTCGTGGCCTTTCTTTGTGGACGTTGGAGGTGAGGTTTATGATCCGGAGACTGAGCTTTGGGGGGAGATGCCATCTGGGATGGGTGAAGGTTGGCCCGCGAGGCAGGCGGGGACGAAGCTGAGCGTTGTGGTGGATGGGGAGCTGTATGCTTTTGATCCTTCTAGCTCGATGGAGAACGGGAAGATTAAGGTTTATGATCAGAAGGAAGATGCTTGGAAAGTTGTTATAGGGGAAGTGCCTGTTTATGACATGACGGATTCGGAGTCTCCTTATTTGCTTGCTGGGTTTCATGGGAAGCTTCATTTTATTACTAGAGATCATAACCGTAACGTTACGGTGTTGAGAGCTGATGTGCCTGACGTATCAGGCTCTAGCTCTAGCTCTAGCTCTAGCTCCAAGTGTGTTTTGGGTTCAGGTTCTTTGAAGGAGAAGGGTGATGCAGTTAACAAGTCAGATACTGTTATTTGGAAGGTTATTGCAAGTAAGGACTTGGGTGCTGCTGAGCTTGTTAGCTGCCAAGTTATAGATATTTGA
- the BNAANNG04190D gene encoding uncharacterized protein BNAANNG04190D: protein MDPSSASSVNGYYSFLNRSMDDLERVYLSNNFMSVHFLQRALCLLRTSHSHLTLLVQKLNLPVGDKWLDEYMDESSKLWEACLVIKSAVSSIENFSSAGISIASTLDGHYHHRRLSPQLSRQVIRAITGCRREAIGIEAENRALMENRVQRFPFWSEQAAATVMESSTKLQNGFSGFRGVLYATRNMSSLLLMVLMNGLVYCVPSDATLSQTQTQTQNQVSGFAGAMGRLQQRVAAEVGRTGMRKGILMHEYRRSKAALEELKAELERRGGGGGGSEEEEEGERELRERVENLKGYFGNLRNGTESIVSQIDDFFDEIVEGRKKLLDFCSHR from the exons ATGGATCCGTCCTCTGCAAGCTCAGTGAACGGATACTACTCGTTTCTAAACAGATCAATGGATGATCTCGAGAGGGTTTACCTCTCAAACAACTTCATGTCCGTACACTTTTTACAGAGAGCTCTCTGTCTCCTCCGCACCTCCCACTCGCATCTCACTCTCCTCGTTCAGAAACTTAACCTCCCTGTCGGCGACAAATGGCTCGATGAGTATATGGACGAAAGCTCCAAGCTTTGGGAAGCTTGCCTCGTCATCAAGTCCGCCGTTTCCTCCATCGAAAACTTCTCCTCCGCCGGAATTTCAATCGCCTCCACCCTCGACGGCCACTATCACCACCGCCGTCTCTCCCCTCAGCTTTCTCGTCAG GTGATAAGAGCGATCACAGGGTGTAGGAGAGAGGCGATTGGGATAGAGGCAGAGAACAGAGCGTTGATGGAGAATCGAGTTCAAAGGTTTCCGTTTTGGTCGGAGCAGGCGGCGGCGACGGTGATGGAGTCGTCGACGAAGTTACAGAACGGGTTCAGTGGTTTCCGCGGCGTACTGTACGCGACGAGGAACATGAGCTCGCTTCTACTCATGGTGTTGATGAACGGTCTCGTCTACTGTGTTCCCAGCGACGCAACGTTGTCGCAAACGCAAACGCAGACGCAGAATCAGGTCAGCGGCTTCGCTGGAGCGATGGGGAGGTTGCAGCAGAGGGTTGCGGCTGAGGTGGGGAGAACGGGGATGAGGAAGGGGATACTGATGCATGAGTATAGGAGGAGCAAGGCGGCGTTGGAAGAGCTTAAGGCGGAGCTTGAgcggagaggaggaggaggagggggaagcgaggaggaggaggagggagagagggagttgagagagagagtggaGAATCTgaaagggtattttggtaatttgagGAATGGGACAGAGAGTATAGTGTCGCAAATCGATGATTTCTTTGATGAAATTGTTGAAGGAAGAAAAAAGCTTTTGGATTTCTGCAGCCATAGATGA
- the LOC106451226 gene encoding serine hydroxymethyltransferase 6 produces MDRAAQSDLSLGFTSPHALPRIPIADDSITLQIDSSFRPPSSNPMPPVPLQLLEQRFDGSRALVDKDQDFDDDDDQREEFILLGQPLKLKRSRGSSSMRSPSPCKRFAADPETRRAAVKAWGDQSLSEADPEIHDFMEKEKQRQFRGIELIASENFVCRAVMEALGSHLTNKYSEGIPGARYYTGNQYIDQIEILCQERALQAFGLHPEHWGVNVQPYSCTSANFAVFSGLLLPGERIMGLDSPSGGHMSHGYYTPGGKKVSGASIFFESFPYKVDPRTGYIDYDKLEEKALDYRPKILICGGSSYPRDWDFPRFRYVADKCGAVLMFDMAQISGLVAAKESPNPFDYCDIVTSTTHKSLRGPRGGIIFYRRGLKGKKQSINLNHCETNIQYDFEEKINFSVFPSLQGGPHNNHIAALAIALKQAASPEYKAYMRQVKKNAKALASALISKNCKLVTNGTDNHLMLWDLTPLGLTGKVYEKVCEMCHITVNKVAIFSENGVISPGGVRIGSPAMTSRGCLESDFETMAEFLYRAALIASAAQREQGKSLKSIYHCKDIADLRNQVEAFASQFAMPAFDM; encoded by the exons ATGGACCGTGCTGCTCAATCGGATCTCTCCTTGGGATTCACCAGCCCCCACGCCTTGCCGCGAATCCCTATCGCCGATGACTCCATCACCCTTCAAATCGACTCCAGCTTCCGCCCTCCTTCCTCTAACCCGATGCCCCCTGTTCCCCTCCAGCTCCTCGAGCAGAGATTCGATGGTAGCCGAGCCCTCGTCGATAAAGACCAAgactttgatgatgatgatgatcagagGGAAGAGTTCATCCTCTTGGGACAACCGTTGAAGCTAAAACGCTCTAGAGGCAGCAGCTCAATGCGATCGCCAAGCCCTTGTAAGCGATTCGCAGCCGATCCAGAAACTAGACGAGCCGCCGTCAAAGCGTGGGGCGACCAGTCACTCTCGGAAGCAGACCCCGAGATTCACGACTTCATGGAGAAGGAGAAGCAGAGACAGTTCCGAGGAATCGAGCTCATTGCCTCCGAGAATTTCGTTTGTAGAGCAGTGATGGAAGCTTTGGGAAGTCATCTGACTAACAAGTACTCCGAAGGCATCCCTGGAGCTAGATACTACACAGGGAACCAGTACATCGATCAGATCGAGATCCTTTGCCAAGAACGTGCCCTGCAAGCTTTCGGTCTACATCCCGAGCATTGGGGTGTTAACGTGCAGCCGTACTCTTGCACGTCCGCCAACTTCGCTGTCTTCTCTGGTCTTTTGTTGCCAGGGGAGCGGATCATGGGGCTGGATTCGCCTTCGGGTGGTCATATGAGTCATGGGTACTACACGCCTGGTGGGAAGAAAGTCTCTGGTGCGTCTATATTCTTTGAGAGCTTTCCCTATAAGGTGGATCCTCGTACAGGGTACATTGATTACGACAAGCTTGAGGAGAAGGCGCTTGACTATCGTCCTAAGATACTTATCTGTGGAGGGAGTTCGTATCCTAGAGACTGGGACTTTCCTAGGTTTAGGTATGTTGCTGACAAATGTGGAGCTGTTCTCATGTTTGACATGGCACAGATTAGCGGTCTTGTTGCTGCCAAG GAAAGTCCAAATCCATTTGATTATTGCGATATAGTTACCTCAACGACACACAAGTCTCTCCGGGGACCTAGGGGCGGTATCATATTCTACAGGAGAGGCTTGAAGGGCAAGAAGCAAAGCATAAATCTTAATCACTGTGAGACCAATATCCAATATGATTTTGAGGAGAAAATAAACTTTTCTGTCTTCCCATCGCTGCAAGGAGGTcctcacaataaccatatagcTGCTCTAGCCATTGCCCTCAAGCAGGCTGCTTCACCTGAGTACAAGGCTTACATGCGACAGGTCAAGAAAAATGCCAAGGCTTTAGCATCTGCTTTGATAAGCAAAAATTGCAAGTTGGTCACAAATGGCACTGATAATCATTTGATGCTCTGGGATCTAACTCCTTTGGGCTTGACAG GCAAAGTGTATGAGAAAGTATGCGAGATGTGCCATATCACGGTCAACAAAGTCGCCATTTTCAGTGAAAACGGTGTTATTTCCCCTGGAGGAGTGAGAATAG GTAGTCCGGCTATGACTTCGAGAGGTTGTCTAGAATCAGATTTTGAGACAATGGCTGAGTTTCTGTATAGAGCTGCTCTGATAGCAAGTGCTGCACAGAGGGAGCAGGGGAAGTCACTCAAAAGCATCTATCACTGTAAGGACATTGCAGATCTTAGGAACCAAGTCGAGGCTTTTGCTTCTCAGTTTGCAATGCCTGCGTTTGACATGTGA